In a genomic window of Bombina bombina isolate aBomBom1 chromosome 8, aBomBom1.pri, whole genome shotgun sequence:
- the LOC128638044 gene encoding serine/threonine-protein kinase SBK1-like, which translates to MNLNERRSEHFVEEMLLITSQNLPLIEMKDNYTLIKELGSGSYGRVLLAMNQSEGNLMALKFMKKSNTDLRGFLVEYCVSLSLSDHPCIIGTFNIAFQTDLHYVFAQELATDNLFSLMKPQVGVPEMPVKRCAIQLSSALEYMHMKGLVHRDIKPENVLIFDKECRQIKLTDFGLSCTKGTPVESMPENLPYTAPEMCILGSADKLIAQTSLDNWAFGVLLFCVLTGYFPWNSALASDKHYVEYAKWHKSSRIFQTPTQWKVLSTEAIEMLKKFLTPEPVQRYPCKEVMNYLKTPWKVSLENKNINLGRGRLDNANYLRGRIDNRNCNIRKPR; encoded by the exons ATGAATCTGAATGAAAGGAGGAGTGAACACTTTGTAGAAGAGATGCTACTCATAACATCTCAGAATCTGCCTCTGATCGAAATGAAAGATAATTACACCCTTATCAAGGAGCTGGGCAGTGGTTCATACGGACGTGTGCTTCTTGCAATGAACCAATCAGAAG gcaatcTAATGGCTCTAAAGTTCATGAAGAAGAGTAACACAGACCTCCGTGGCTTCCTTGTTGAGTACTGTGTATCCCTTAGCCTCTCTGATCACCCCTGCATTATTGGAACCTTTAACATTGCTTTTCAAACAGACCTGCACTATGTCTTTGCTCAAGAGTTGGCAACTGATAACCTCTTCTCCCTCATGAAACCCCAG GTAGGTGTTCCTGAGATGCCAGTTAAACGATGTGCTATTCAGCTCTCCAGTGCTTTGGAGTACATGCACATGAAAGGACTTGTTCATCGTGACATCAAACCTGAAAATGTCCTAATCTTTGACAAGGAATGTCGCCAGATTAAGTTAACTGACTTTGGACTTTCTTGCACAAAGGGCACACCAGTGGAATCAATGCCTGAAAATTTACCCTATACAGCACCAGAGATGTGCATTCTGGGATCAGCAGACAAATTGATTGCACAAACTAGCTTAGACAATTGGGCATTTGGGGTactccttttttgtgtcctaactgGATACTTTCCATGGAATTCTGCTTTGGCATCTGATAAACATTATGTAGAATATGCTAAATGGCACAAAAGCAGTAGAATATTCCAAACGCCAACTCAATGGAAAGTTCTTAGCACAGAAGCTATAGAAATGTTAAAGAAATTTTTGACACCAGAGCCAGTTCAAAGATATCCATGCAAAGAAGTGATGAACTATCTGAAGACCCCTTGGAAAGTTAGCctagaaaataaaaatatcaatcttggaagaggaagactggATAATGCCAACTACCTACGTGGTAGAATAGACAACAGAAACTGCAATATAAGGAAACCACGATGA